In Oxyura jamaicensis isolate SHBP4307 breed ruddy duck chromosome 20, BPBGC_Ojam_1.0, whole genome shotgun sequence, the following are encoded in one genomic region:
- the MAPRE1 gene encoding microtubule-associated protein RP/EB family member 1 → MAVNVYSTSVTSDNLSRHDMLAWINESLQLALTKIEQLCSGAAYCQFMDMLFPGSVALKKVKFQAKLEHEYIQNFKVLQAGFKRMGVDKIIPVDKLVKGKFQDNFEFVQWFKKFFDANYDGKEYDPVAARQGQETVAPNLVAPVVNKPKKSLGSGSAAPQRPIVTQRTPTTAKAGTGMVKKAAGDDESAGLIEQINVLKLTVEDLEKERDFYFGKLRNIELICQENEGENDPVLQRIVEILYATDEGFVIPDEGAPQEEQEEY, encoded by the exons ATGGCGGTGAACGTGTACTCCACGTCGGTGACGAGCGATAACCTGAGCCGGCACGACATGCTGGCGTGGATCAACGAGTCCCTGCAGCTGGCGCTGACCAAGATCGAGCAGCTGTGCTCAG GTGCTGCGTACTGTCAGTTCATGGACATGCTCTTCCCAGGTTCTGTAGCGCTCAAGAAAGTGAAGTTTCAAGCAAAATTGGAACACGAATACATTCAGAACTTCAAGGTTCTACAAGCAGGTTTTAAACGAATGGGTGTTGACAAA ataattcCTGTGGACAAACtagtgaaaggaaaatttcaggACAACTTTGAATTTGTTCAGTGGTTCAAAAAATTTTTTGATGCGAACTATGATGGGAAGGAGTACGATCCCGTTGCTGCCCGACAAGGCCAAGAGACAGTAGCACCAAATCTTGTTGCACCAGTTGTGAACAAACCCAAGAAATCCCTCGGTTCTGGCAGCGCAG CCCCACAGAGGCCCATTGTTACACAGAGGACCCCAACGACTGCAAAAGCTGGGACTGGAATGGTGAAAAAGGCTGCAGGAGATGATGAATCAGCAGGATTGATTGAGCAG ATCAATGTATTGAAACTTACTGTTGAAGAtctggagaaggagagagacTTCTACTTTGGCAAACTGAGGAACATTGAATTGATCTGCCAGGAGAATGAAGGGGAGAATGATCCAGTATTGCAGAGGATTGTGGAAATTCTTTATGCCACAGAT GAAGGCTTTGTGATACCTGACGAAGGAGCACCGCAGGAAGAACAAGAAGAGTATTAA